One genomic segment of Methanothermococcus okinawensis IH1 includes these proteins:
- a CDS encoding tetratricopeptide repeat protein: MSSIHWNIPKLAVGIICFIGVIILAGSAYSAYHTEEMAAKYTNMGIKEYSDGNYEKSIEYFKEALKYDPNYPWAWYNMGNAYGNENQFHHYDKLPSQTYCEAGLPDEQKKYDEAIKCYNIFIKLDPKDAALGYSGIGNSNYLYYDSYLDRKYEVLPYLFEALKHKDEISKNSGKEGVAALYANIGRTYLAMSELDDALKYYKLSVNTAPVDSAYEHITWVYVNLGDYNTGYKYAQDYLTLGSKYGWDSDLGLMPAAICAYHLGKYDEAIKLCSEIPSKFPDSAYVGEAYRYMAISNMKKGNKNNAIKYLNDDIKTCTNALTSKDTSPSDIPGAYFERGLSYYLIGEYTNDTTYYKKAMNDFEYLYNHPEISNREVAHQNYYIKGSLALSCVKEKLDDKKDAENIINKISQNLNSDPNLIGWKKYYGKRINKLKSDISSNSISEIPSWIVELGH; this comes from the coding sequence TTGAGTTCGATACATTGGAATATACCAAAATTAGCAGTGGGGATTATATGTTTTATAGGTGTGATAATCCTTGCTGGTTCAGCCTATTCAGCCTATCATACTGAAGAAATGGCTGCAAAATATACAAATATGGGCATTAAAGAATACAGCGACGGAAACTATGAAAAGTCTATTGAATATTTTAAAGAAGCTTTAAAATATGACCCTAATTATCCTTGGGCATGGTATAATATGGGAAATGCCTATGGAAATGAAAATCAATTCCATCATTACGATAAATTACCAAGCCAAACATACTGTGAAGCTGGATTACCCGATGAACAGAAAAAATACGATGAAGCTATAAAATGTTATAATATATTTATTAAATTAGACCCAAAAGATGCCGCCCTTGGGTATTCAGGTATAGGCAATAGCAATTATCTCTATTATGATTCTTATTTGGATAGAAAATATGAGGTATTGCCCTATTTATTTGAGGCTTTAAAACATAAAGACGAGATTTCAAAAAATTCTGGAAAAGAAGGAGTGGCAGCATTGTATGCAAATATTGGAAGAACTTATTTAGCAATGTCTGAATTAGACGATGCACTAAAATATTACAAATTATCCGTAAATACTGCACCTGTTGATTCTGCTTATGAGCATATTACATGGGTATATGTGAATTTAGGAGATTACAATACAGGATATAAATATGCTCAGGATTATTTAACTCTTGGAAGTAAATATGGCTGGGATTCAGATTTAGGATTGATGCCTGCTGCAATCTGTGCCTACCATCTTGGAAAATACGATGAAGCTATAAAATTATGCAGTGAAATACCAAGCAAATTCCCAGATTCTGCCTATGTTGGTGAAGCATACAGGTATATGGCAATATCCAACATGAAAAAAGGAAATAAAAATAATGCAATTAAGTATTTAAACGATGACATAAAAACATGCACAAATGCACTTACCTCAAAGGATACCTCACCATCAGATATTCCGGGGGCATACTTTGAAAGAGGATTGTCATACTATTTAATTGGGGAATATACAAACGATACTACCTACTATAAAAAAGCTATGAATGATTTTGAATACCTATATAATCATCCAGAAATATCAAACAGAGAAGTGGCACATCAAAATTATTATATTAAGGGAAGTTTAGCATTAAGTTGTGTGAAAGAAAAATTAGATGATAAAAAAGATGCTGAAAATATAATCAATAAAATATCTCAAAACTTAAATTCCGACCCTAATTTAATAGGATGGAAAAAATATTATGGAAAAAGAATCAACAAATTAAAATCAGATATTTCTTCAAACTCAATATCCGAAATTCCATCATGGATTGTTGAGTTAGGACATTAA
- a CDS encoding 4-phosphopantoate--beta-alanine ligase, translated as MKHKDNDNNKKISFVPKTHPRYKSLLNREKVVEALDKGILAKAGLTAHGRGEAFDYLIGEKTTDIALKSIKASAAMLVLAENPVISINGNTIALAKDEIVQLAEELNGKIEVNLFYRTKEREENIKKAFEEDLTIKEKLNNNKIKLLGLNDANRQIPNLDSLRGKVSEKGIYSADVVLVPLEDGDRTEALVNMGKKVISIDLNPLSRTARKSTITIVDEITRCIPLLTKYVKEYKKMDKKALKNIVDNYDNKENLKEMLNYISNRLKTMDLG; from the coding sequence ATGAAGCATAAGGATAATGATAATAATAAAAAAATAAGTTTTGTTCCAAAAACACATCCAAGATACAAATCACTATTAAATCGTGAAAAGGTAGTAGAAGCATTGGATAAAGGAATACTTGCAAAAGCTGGGCTTACTGCACATGGCAGGGGTGAGGCATTCGATTACTTAATTGGTGAAAAAACTACCGATATAGCATTAAAATCAATAAAAGCTTCTGCTGCAATGCTTGTATTGGCTGAGAATCCAGTAATTTCAATTAATGGAAATACAATAGCCCTTGCAAAAGATGAGATTGTTCAACTTGCAGAGGAATTAAATGGAAAAATAGAGGTAAATCTATTTTACAGAACAAAAGAAAGAGAAGAAAACATAAAAAAAGCTTTTGAAGAAGATTTAACTATAAAAGAAAAACTAAACAATAATAAAATAAAATTGCTTGGACTAAATGATGCGAATAGGCAAATACCAAACTTAGACAGTTTAAGGGGTAAAGTTTCAGAAAAAGGGATATATTCCGCAGATGTAGTTTTAGTTCCTTTGGAAGATGGAGATAGAACAGAAGCTCTTGTAAATATGGGTAAAAAGGTAATTTCCATAGATTTAAATCCACTTTCAAGAACTGCAAGAAAATCTACCATTACAATAGTGGATGAAATAACAAGATGTATTCCATTATTAACAAAATATGTTAAAGAGTATAAAAAAATGGATAAGAAAGCGTTAAAGAATATTGTAGATAATTATGATAATAAAGAAAATTTGAAGGAAATGTTAAATTATATATCTAATAGGTTAAAGACTATGGATTTAGGATAA
- the modA gene encoding molybdate ABC transporter substrate-binding protein: MNNKILVFISSIVIITTGLLCGCLNENNQSTIHSDSTIHNDKSFEGKTIVVLCGAGLMKPMNELIQNFENKTGAHVKVHYGGSAEIFGVLATTGGDIFIPGAYKYTEDAMNKGFILNNTVKNITYHIPVIAVSKGNPKNIKDLDDLAKPGIRVVVGDPNACAIGKVSKKILEKNHLWKNVSKNIIVKTPTVNQLLIYLATNQADASIIWEDMVVWSEGKGKIEVVKIPKNKNMIKTIPTAITVYAKKDNNLAVAKAFNDYISSDKAKEIWKKWNFVPCND; this comes from the coding sequence ATGAACAATAAAATCCTTGTTTTTATCTCATCAATAGTCATTATAACCACTGGGTTATTATGTGGCTGTTTAAATGAAAATAACCAATCAACAATCCATAGCGACTCAACAATCCATAATGACAAATCATTTGAGGGAAAAACCATCGTAGTTCTATGTGGAGCTGGATTGATGAAACCCATGAATGAGCTTATACAAAATTTTGAGAACAAAACAGGAGCTCATGTAAAAGTTCATTACGGCGGTAGTGCTGAGATATTTGGAGTATTAGCAACAACAGGAGGCGATATTTTTATTCCTGGGGCTTACAAATATACCGAGGATGCTATGAATAAAGGATTTATCCTCAACAATACCGTAAAAAATATAACTTATCATATACCTGTTATAGCGGTTTCAAAAGGAAATCCAAAGAATATAAAAGATTTGGATGATTTAGCAAAACCTGGGATTAGAGTAGTAGTAGGAGACCCAAACGCATGTGCAATTGGAAAGGTAAGTAAGAAAATTTTAGAAAAGAACCATTTATGGAAAAATGTTAGCAAAAATATTATTGTCAAGACCCCAACGGTTAATCAACTTCTTATTTATTTGGCAACGAATCAGGCCGATGCATCAATTATATGGGAAGATATGGTTGTTTGGTCAGAAGGAAAAGGCAAAATCGAGGTTGTTAAAATCCCAAAGAATAAAAATATGATAAAAACAATTCCAACAGCCATAACAGTCTATGCTAAAAAAGATAATAATTTAGCAGTTGCTAAGGCATTTAACGATTATATTTCAAGTGATAAGGCAAAAGAAATATGGAAAAAATGGAATTTTGTTCCATGCAATGATTAA
- a CDS encoding ABC transporter permease, whose translation MKYINVNFRGFCILLSFLFTFLLFLAIASLFLVPNPSDVLNSLKTEEMIYSLKLSILTSLISTFLAILLSVPIGYALSRYEFKGKDVVKSILDLPMAFPELVLGLALLLLFGQSFIGKALENIGINVVFTKLGIVVAQFFTALPYAIRVLYTTFEGISPRYELVSRSLGYNEFETFFNVVMPLAKNGLFASTIITFARCMGAFGAVLILAGGSYMNTEILPITLYLNISYGNLGMAITSGILLILISFVAILIFEKFEGNNR comes from the coding sequence ATGAAGTATATCAATGTTAATTTTAGGGGTTTTTGTATATTGTTATCATTTTTATTCACTTTTTTATTATTTTTGGCTATTGCTTCATTATTCTTGGTTCCTAATCCTTCGGATGTTTTAAATTCATTAAAAACTGAGGAAATGATATATTCTTTAAAGTTGTCAATACTAACCTCTTTAATATCCACATTTCTTGCTATATTATTATCGGTGCCAATAGGTTATGCATTATCGAGGTATGAATTTAAAGGAAAAGATGTTGTAAAATCGATTCTTGATTTACCTATGGCATTTCCAGAGTTAGTTTTAGGTTTGGCATTGCTTTTACTGTTTGGACAGTCATTTATTGGAAAGGCATTAGAAAATATTGGAATAAATGTGGTTTTTACAAAGTTAGGCATTGTTGTTGCTCAATTTTTTACGGCACTGCCCTATGCTATTAGGGTTCTTTACACAACATTTGAAGGAATATCTCCACGATATGAACTTGTTTCAAGGTCTTTGGGATATAATGAGTTTGAGACTTTTTTTAATGTTGTAATGCCTTTGGCAAAGAACGGATTATTTGCCTCTACAATAATCACATTTGCGAGATGTATGGGAGCATTTGGGGCGGTTTTAATCCTTGCTGGCGGTTCTTATATGAATACTGAGATTCTGCCTATAACATTGTATTTAAATATATCCTATGGAAATCTTGGAATGGCTATAACAAGTGGAATATTGCTTATACTAATATCATTTGTAGCTATATTGATATTTGAAAAATTCGAAGGGAATAACAGGTGA